In one Staphylococcus lutrae genomic region, the following are encoded:
- a CDS encoding alpha-ketoacid dehydrogenase subunit beta has product MAKISYLEAIKQALDVALETDQNTMILGEDVGKKGGVFGVTAGLQEKYGLYRVLDTPLAESNIVGSAIGAAMMGKRPIAEIQFAEYILPATNQIMSEAAKMRYRSNNDWQVPLTIRAPFGGGIHGALYHSQSIESVFASTPGLTVVIPSTPYDAKGLLLASIASNDPVLFFEHKKAYRLLKENVPEGYYTVPLGQADVKREGQDLTVFSYGLAVNYCLQAADLLKDEGIDVEVVDLRTVYPLDQDTIIQCARKTGKCLLVTEDNKEGSVMSEVAAIIAENCLFDLDAPIMRLAGPDVPAMPFSPPLEDEFMINPDKIKNKIRELAHF; this is encoded by the coding sequence ATGGCTAAAATCTCTTATCTTGAAGCGATTAAACAAGCGCTTGATGTCGCATTAGAAACCGATCAAAATACGATGATTCTTGGTGAAGATGTCGGCAAAAAAGGAGGCGTATTTGGTGTTACGGCTGGCCTGCAAGAAAAGTATGGCCTATATCGTGTTTTAGACACACCATTGGCGGAGTCCAATATCGTAGGTTCCGCAATTGGCGCAGCGATGATGGGGAAACGTCCCATTGCAGAAATTCAATTTGCGGAATATATTTTACCTGCTACAAATCAAATTATGAGTGAAGCAGCGAAAATGCGCTATCGCTCTAATAATGATTGGCAAGTCCCGTTAACTATTCGTGCACCTTTTGGTGGTGGAATTCATGGTGCGCTTTATCATTCCCAAAGTATCGAAAGTGTATTTGCGTCAACACCAGGTCTCACTGTTGTGATTCCATCTACACCTTATGATGCAAAGGGCTTACTTCTTGCTTCCATTGCTTCAAATGATCCTGTACTCTTTTTCGAACATAAAAAAGCGTATCGCTTATTGAAAGAGAACGTACCAGAAGGTTATTATACCGTGCCTTTAGGTCAAGCAGATGTCAAACGTGAAGGCCAAGATCTAACCGTATTTTCATATGGACTTGCTGTCAATTACTGTTTACAAGCAGCAGATTTATTAAAAGATGAGGGCATTGATGTAGAAGTGGTTGATTTGCGTACAGTATACCCGCTTGATCAAGATACGATTATTCAATGCGCCCGCAAAACAGGGAAATGTTTATTAGTGACCGAGGACAACAAAGAGGGGAGTGTCATGTCAGAAGTGGCAGCCATCATTGCTGAAAATTGCTTATTTGATTTAGATGCACCCATTATGAGATTAGCTGGCCCTGACGTACCTGCCATGCCGTTCTCACCCCCTTTAGAAGACGAATTTATGATTAACCCTGACAAAATTAAAAATAAAATACGTGAATTGGCGCATTTTTAA